The Lycium barbarum isolate Lr01 chromosome 12, ASM1917538v2, whole genome shotgun sequence genome includes a region encoding these proteins:
- the LOC132624289 gene encoding leucine-rich repeat extensin-like protein 6: MVLNYVVLMVLMVCAKATDITSDQDNTIDEPVMPDPSIKCGECPCGKPCSQQLTPPPTPPPPPPKPINTNCPPVIQQNMPSSQPPSPRFIYSIAPPVIQQNNPSLRSPPPPRFTYFTAPPGNLYSTDPFNLQSYSGAVTSCNSLLLLVGCGILELLVFVYVIG, encoded by the coding sequence ATGGTGCTTAATTATGTCGTTCTCATGGTACTTATGGTTTGTGCTAAAGCCACTGATATTACATCTGATCAAGACAATACTATTGATGAGCCTGTAATGCCTGATCCAAGCATAAAGTGTGGAGAATGTCCGTGCGGGAAACCATGCAGCCAACAACTAACTCCTCCTCCTACTCCTCCGCCGCCTCCTCCAAAGCCCATTAATACAAATTGTCCACCAGTTATTCAACAGAATATGCCTTCGTCACAACCACCATCACCAAGGTTCATCTATTCCATAGCCCCACCGGTTATTCAACAGAATAATCCCTCGCTTCGGTCACCACCACCGCCAAGGTTCACCTATTTCACAGCACCACCAGGAAACTTGTACTCAACTGATCCATTTAATTTGCAAAGTTACTCCGGTGCAGTAACTAGTTGTAATTCCCTTCTGCTTCTGGTTGGTTGTGGGATCCTAGAGTTGCTAGTCTTTGTCTATGTAATTGGCTAG
- the LOC132622692 gene encoding uncharacterized protein LOC132622692, with translation MAIQLCPNHVLQFANYSTTHRNQTTILPFHRLFGSIPSIDLGKLRPIRRLSVQCCEKQTQNLRTCKNCKGQFDPLLNNPRACRYHTAHFGGETRRKFESAYSGGTMDTPDGGKVFQYWHCCGSEDPFDAGCTAAPHVTYDD, from the exons ATGGCCATCCAATTATGTCCAAATCATGTACTCCAATTCGCAAATTATTCCACCACTCATCGAAATCAAACCACTATTTTGCCATTTCATCGGTTATTCGGGTCGATTCCGAGTATTGATTTGGGGAAATTACGGCCCATAAGAAGATTGTCAGTTCAATGCTGTGAGAAACAAACACAGAACCTGCGCACGTGCAAGAATTGTAAGGGGCAGTTTGATCCTCTGCTCAATAACCCACGTGCTTGCCGTTACCACACTGCTCATTTTGGAG GAGAAACAAGGAGGAAGTTTGAGAGTGCTTATTCCGGAGGCACCATGGACACCCCAGATGGTGGCAAAGTTTTTCAATACTGGCATTGTTGTGGGTCTGAAGATCCGTTTGATGCTGGCTGCACAGCTGCACCTCATGTTACTTATGATGATTGA